A window of the Roseburia sp. 831b genome harbors these coding sequences:
- a CDS encoding N-acetylmuramoyl-L-alanine amidase, with product MKKKLELAMAISLLVASFFLAKKGATLVLSENTKPDPHCIVIDAGHGGIDPGKIGINDAKEKDINLSIALKLSALLEKENIKVVLTREDDNGLYSESSTNKKVEDMQNRCKLITDTNPVFTISIHQNSYPTEDIKGAQVFYYGQSADGEALAKKIQSSLIENLDPENKREAKANESYYLLKKTPTPTVIVECGFLSNSTEADLLCTSDYQDKVANAILLGIQSYLNPKTSPDTETIFESGTSLD from the coding sequence ATGAAAAAAAAGCTGGAGTTAGCCATGGCTATCTCTCTTTTGGTTGCCTCCTTTTTCCTTGCAAAAAAAGGTGCCACCCTCGTTTTAAGTGAAAATACAAAACCAGACCCCCACTGTATTGTCATTGATGCTGGCCACGGCGGCATCGATCCTGGAAAAATTGGCATCAATGATGCAAAAGAAAAAGATATTAATCTGTCTATTGCCCTAAAACTTTCCGCCCTTTTGGAAAAAGAAAACATAAAAGTTGTGCTTACCAGAGAGGATGACAATGGTCTTTATTCCGAATCCTCCACAAACAAAAAAGTGGAAGATATGCAAAACCGCTGTAAACTGATTACCGATACAAATCCTGTTTTTACCATCAGTATTCACCAAAACAGCTATCCCACAGAGGACATCAAAGGCGCACAGGTCTTTTACTATGGTCAGTCTGCCGATGGGGAAGCTCTTGCAAAAAAGATTCAAAGCAGCCTGATTGAAAACCTTGACCCGGAAAACAAACGCGAAGCAAAAGCGAATGAGAGTTATTATTTGCTAAAAAAAACACCCACACCTACGGTCATCGTAGAATGTGGGTTTTTAAGCAATTCCACCGAAGCGGATCTTCTTTGCACCTCCGACTATCAGGATAAGGTTGCAAACGCGATTCTTCTTGGAATTCAATCCTATTTAAATCCTAAGACTTCTCCTGATACAGAAACGATCTTTGAATCCGGGACTTCCTTAGATTAA
- a CDS encoding serine/threonine protein kinase produces the protein MLSTLGCGATATVYLSRHRKLKTLCAIKCIPRQLAGSSSFPSEAIFLKRLHSPGIPVLYDFDEDENTFYLIEEYVPGESLEAFMLHQTFISETFLIQIGLQLCDIFFVMHTCSPEPVFYLDLKPEHIIVCGESIKIIDFGSAIFQKDTKHGISLFGTTEYAAPELISSAEVSFASDLFSIGKVLAFLSRALQNKCSFKLSQIIQKACSPSVAHRYATVWELKQELLSLKPDPCQSNLLKSIGVVSSHSGVGATHLAVSAVSVLNKNHFSSYYIEKNNSHSLSSMLLGNGQFSEHNGVFCYQHFHAIRHYGEGIVSPVPPSGIPVHDYGVFQTDLIEYHPDETLLFVMGSRKWELEQTYAVGEQLLNRENVVFVCNYGDMNAAKHLARYFHRPIYCFPLDADPFCITREKERFILELLAIKGGHKLFFSSRKGLRNSVVPLESLE, from the coding sequence GTGCTGTCCACGCTTGGTTGTGGCGCTACCGCTACCGTTTATTTATCCAGACACAGGAAACTGAAGACCCTATGTGCCATCAAATGTATCCCCAGACAGCTGGCCGGTTCTTCTTCTTTTCCTTCCGAGGCTATTTTTCTAAAACGTCTCCATTCTCCCGGAATCCCTGTCTTATATGATTTCGATGAGGATGAAAACACCTTTTATCTGATTGAAGAATATGTCCCCGGGGAATCTTTAGAAGCTTTTATGCTTCATCAAACTTTTATTTCCGAAACTTTTTTGATTCAGATTGGTTTACAGTTGTGTGATATTTTTTTCGTCATGCATACTTGTTCGCCGGAACCCGTTTTTTATCTGGATTTAAAACCTGAACATATTATAGTATGTGGAGAATCCATTAAAATAATCGATTTTGGTTCCGCAATCTTTCAAAAGGACACAAAACATGGTATTTCGCTCTTTGGGACTACGGAATATGCTGCACCGGAACTGATTTCCTCTGCCGAGGTATCTTTTGCCTCTGATTTGTTTAGCATTGGAAAAGTTCTTGCCTTTCTAAGCCGTGCATTGCAAAACAAATGTAGTTTCAAATTGTCGCAAATTATTCAAAAGGCCTGTTCCCCATCTGTGGCACATCGCTATGCCACCGTGTGGGAGTTAAAGCAGGAACTTTTATCTCTAAAACCAGATCCGTGTCAGTCAAATCTCTTAAAATCTATTGGCGTTGTTTCAAGTCATTCCGGCGTCGGTGCAACACACCTTGCCGTTTCTGCTGTATCTGTGCTGAATAAAAACCATTTTTCAAGTTATTACATAGAGAAAAATAACAGTCACAGCCTATCCTCTATGCTCTTGGGAAACGGGCAGTTTTCAGAACACAACGGTGTCTTTTGTTATCAGCATTTTCACGCTATCCGGCACTATGGAGAGGGGATTGTATCTCCCGTTCCTCCTTCCGGTATTCCTGTTCATGATTATGGTGTGTTTCAAACAGATTTAATAGAATATCATCCAGATGAAACCTTACTTTTTGTAATGGGAAGCCGCAAGTGGGAACTGGAACAAACCTACGCAGTCGGCGAACAGCTTTTAAACCGGGAAAACGTTGTATTTGTCTGTAACTATGGAGATATGAACGCAGCAAAACATCTTGCAAGATACTTTCATCGACCTATCTATTGTTTTCCGCTTGATGCAGATCCTTTTTGCATTACACGGGAAAAGGAACGATTTATTTTGGAACTGCTCGCCATAAAAGGAGGTCATAAACTATTTTTTTCAAGCAGGAAAGGACTCCGAAACTCCGTTGTACCATTGGAATCCTTGGAGTAG
- a CDS encoding DUF6240 domain-containing protein, protein MRVDQTSILDALQQNAKETQAAGTTLPVKTAASKMDETGSVSVNMKDTTYGNPTKEEKTFLDKLEESMSMDTQDRKNEMTVLSQTTSPEDYKEMEKEGFSGGATESHTIVTVTDKIKATMAKAGVDVSYGDSLSQEELEAITGNVAVATQIANALREADLPVNESNVQDALEAYEQASSLEKPSDGAVKYMLDNHLKPSISNLYKAEYSGSNNYNSSYMEEIDFSGLQAQIEQTIKAAGLEVNDQTIADSQWMIANNISFTAENLSYLEQLKSLQLPCDADSVISAMTTAVAEGMRPADGMLLSGYSIEDQAKHVEEVVGEASEDDLRYLIDHDMELTSANLEEARNHRGEGAANADGESGNATSGNGTSGENVYEANADGEYTEKGLALLTARRQLEEVRLAMTTQANISLIKQGISIETQPLEQLVEQLKEAENSYYAHLLEAAGVEASAENVSVFAETTTKVNEMASVPAYVLGIPQADVSTINQVHGAGTALKDTFEKANESYETLMTAPRADLGDSIQKAFANVDDILTDLGLETTDANQRAVRILAYNQIPITTDSVAQMKAADEEVQRIFSGLTPRVVTQLIKDGVNPLDLDFTELNQKIGSIQEKMDGTDEEKFSKYLWKLEQNSQITEEERSSYIGIYRLIAQVEKTDGAAIGSLLQKGTDLTMRNLLTEVRTSRHGKVDVKVDDSFGETKEVNASGISITEQIEAAYQTNCMKDVLETVTPSKLQEILSQGDWMDLTPEQLKEALANAGADESAIENEYYKEQVQSLEACAGASQEVYDMLEQYDIPNTVQNVMAADLYLKDRNQGLRKLFGSYENTDGVDQSDLEAIKEDILERFGEAVKTPKEMAEAQETLAEVAEHALENMVKIDDNVSTIDLKAMQLVNAQMSIYTAKAKEENYAIPVMINGELTNVELKIVRGTKKKGMVDVLMDIDRMGKVAAKFQAKEEGISGLVVSDNEDTRNLLADHMGLLASTIQENGAEAVDVRCAIVPDLDLNRFAKENESTTNVDKQETDDSYEIQTARLYNIAESFISLMKEIS, encoded by the coding sequence ATGAGAGTTGACCAGACGAGTATATTAGATGCGTTACAGCAAAATGCAAAGGAGACACAGGCGGCCGGGACGACATTGCCGGTAAAAACGGCAGCATCCAAGATGGATGAGACAGGAAGTGTATCAGTAAATATGAAGGATACGACTTATGGCAATCCGACAAAGGAAGAGAAAACATTTTTAGATAAACTTGAGGAGTCCATGAGCATGGACACGCAGGATCGTAAAAATGAGATGACAGTGTTATCCCAGACGACCTCTCCAGAAGATTATAAAGAGATGGAGAAAGAAGGTTTTTCGGGTGGTGCGACAGAGTCTCATACGATTGTGACAGTGACCGATAAGATAAAAGCAACCATGGCAAAAGCAGGTGTGGATGTCTCTTATGGAGATTCTTTAAGCCAGGAAGAATTAGAGGCAATTACAGGAAATGTTGCTGTGGCAACCCAGATTGCCAATGCCTTAAGGGAGGCCGACCTTCCGGTAAATGAAAGCAATGTGCAGGATGCATTGGAGGCATACGAACAGGCATCATCGTTAGAGAAACCAAGCGACGGTGCTGTAAAATATATGCTGGACAATCATTTAAAGCCAAGCATCTCCAATTTATATAAAGCAGAGTACAGTGGCAGTAACAACTACAATAGTAGTTATATGGAAGAGATTGATTTTTCAGGGTTGCAGGCTCAGATTGAGCAGACGATAAAGGCGGCAGGGCTTGAGGTAAACGACCAGACGATTGCAGACAGCCAGTGGATGATTGCAAATAATATTTCTTTTACAGCGGAGAATTTAAGCTATTTAGAGCAGTTAAAATCATTGCAGCTTCCGTGCGATGCCGACAGCGTGATTTCGGCAATGACAACCGCAGTCGCAGAGGGAATGCGTCCGGCAGACGGTATGCTTCTGTCCGGATATTCGATTGAAGATCAGGCAAAACATGTAGAAGAGGTTGTCGGGGAAGCATCCGAGGATGACCTGAGGTACCTGATTGACCATGACATGGAACTTACAAGTGCGAACCTTGAGGAAGCAAGAAATCATCGAGGAGAAGGTGCAGCAAATGCAGATGGGGAATCCGGAAATGCCACATCTGGAAACGGTACCTCAGGAGAAAATGTGTATGAGGCAAATGCAGATGGGGAGTACACTGAAAAAGGCCTTGCACTTTTGACAGCAAGAAGACAGTTAGAGGAAGTTCGCCTTGCAATGACAACACAGGCAAATATTTCTTTAATCAAACAGGGAATTTCCATTGAGACACAGCCGCTAGAGCAATTGGTAGAACAGTTAAAAGAGGCTGAAAATTCCTACTATGCACATCTGCTTGAGGCAGCAGGGGTAGAGGCTTCCGCAGAAAATGTATCTGTTTTTGCAGAAACAACTACAAAAGTAAATGAAATGGCAAGCGTGCCGGCTTACGTACTTGGTATTCCACAGGCAGATGTTTCTACCATCAACCAGGTGCATGGAGCAGGTACTGCGTTAAAGGATACATTTGAAAAAGCAAATGAAAGTTACGAGACATTGATGACAGCACCACGTGCAGATCTCGGTGATTCGATTCAGAAGGCATTTGCAAATGTAGATGATATTTTAACGGATTTGGGATTGGAAACGACAGATGCAAATCAGCGTGCGGTGCGGATTCTTGCATATAACCAGATTCCGATTACCACAGATTCCGTCGCACAGATGAAGGCTGCGGATGAAGAGGTACAGCGCATCTTTTCCGGTCTGACACCAAGGGTTGTGACACAGCTTATCAAAGACGGTGTCAATCCGCTTGACCTTGATTTTACAGAATTGAATCAGAAAATTGGAAGTATTCAGGAAAAGATGGATGGAACCGACGAGGAGAAATTCAGCAAGTACCTTTGGAAATTAGAGCAGAATAGCCAGATTACCGAGGAGGAGAGAAGTTCTTATATCGGAATTTACCGTCTGATTGCGCAGGTAGAAAAAACGGATGGCGCTGCAATCGGATCATTGTTGCAAAAGGGAACAGACCTTACAATGCGCAACCTTTTGACAGAGGTTCGTACGAGCCGTCATGGAAAAGTGGATGTGAAGGTGGACGATTCGTTTGGCGAGACCAAGGAGGTTAATGCATCTGGGATTTCGATTACAGAGCAGATTGAGGCTGCTTATCAGACAAATTGTATGAAGGATGTATTAGAAACCGTTACGCCATCGAAGCTCCAGGAGATTTTAAGTCAGGGCGACTGGATGGATTTGACACCGGAGCAGTTAAAGGAGGCACTTGCAAATGCCGGCGCCGATGAAAGTGCCATTGAAAACGAATATTATAAGGAACAGGTTCAGAGTCTGGAGGCATGTGCAGGGGCATCCCAGGAGGTCTATGATATGCTGGAGCAATACGATATTCCAAATACCGTACAAAATGTGATGGCGGCAGACCTTTACCTAAAAGACCGTAACCAGGGGCTACGCAAGTTGTTTGGCAGTTATGAAAATACAGACGGAGTCGATCAGTCGGATTTAGAGGCAATCAAAGAGGATATTCTGGAACGTTTTGGGGAAGCTGTCAAGACACCGAAAGAGATGGCAGAAGCGCAGGAGACTTTAGCAGAGGTCGCAGAACATGCACTTGAGAATATGGTGAAAATTGATGATAACGTTTCCACAATTGACTTAAAGGCAATGCAGCTTGTGAATGCGCAGATGTCTATTTATACCGCAAAAGCAAAGGAAGAAAATTATGCAATTCCGGTTATGATTAACGGGGAACTTACCAACGTGGAACTCAAAATTGTCCGTGGCACCAAGAAAAAAGGTATGGTGGATGTTTTGATGGATATTGACCGCATGGGAAAAGTTGCAGCTAAATTCCAGGCAAAAGAGGAGGGTATCAGCGGTCTTGTCGTATCGGATAACGAAGATACCAGAAACCTTTTGGCAGATCACATGGGACTTCTAGCCTCCACCATCCAGGAAAACGGAGCAGAGGCCGTAGATGTCAGATGTGCAATTGTGCCGGATTTGGATTTGAACCGTTTTGCAAAAGAAAACGAATCAACTACAAATGTAGATAAACAGGAAACAGATGATTCTTACGAGATACAGACAGCACGTCTTTATAACATTGCAGAAAGCTTCATCAGCCTGATGAAAGAGATTTCTTAA
- a CDS encoding glycosyl hydrolase family 18 protein: MKKKTIPIFTAGFLIVIILLILLLAKVISKYTPSDEREDLTTYYNISSDGDVAIVYNNSVLEDKAKLIDGNVYLSIGTIKNYINDRFYWDSNENKLLYTTANDLISVDAESADYYITKSKTTFDQTIVKVDTETAYVSVAFIKQYSDFAYNFCENPNRLILSNEWGDYDTITVKKDTELRHKGGIKSPILADLTKGTVVTLLEEDDKWSKVATEDGIIGYVQNKRLNHKETATRTSDFTPETFTHITKDFKINMGWHQVTNQTANSQVANVLSATKGINVISPTWYYLNDNNGGIASLANTDYVNYCHDHSVEVWALVSNLENKDVDTTEVLSHTSKRQTLVNNLISSAIQYNLDGINVDLESLDPAVGDSYIQFIRELSLKCANNGIVLSVDNYVPSDYTAFYDRAEQALFADYVCIMAYDEHYKGSDEGSVASIGFVQNGVADTLNEVPANQIILGIPFYSRVWIETPVDGDTSSEETDDGSYTLFDLDSYAASMSDVQKLISANAATPVWSETDGQNYVEYQNDGATYKIWIEDVTSVEEKLKIMNDNSLAGASFWKLTLEDPAVWDTILKYMN, translated from the coding sequence ATGAAGAAGAAAACAATACCCATTTTTACTGCAGGATTTTTGATTGTTATCATCCTTTTGATTCTCCTTCTGGCCAAGGTTATTTCAAAATACACGCCATCGGATGAACGTGAGGACTTAACAACATACTATAACATCTCTTCGGATGGGGATGTTGCTATTGTCTATAACAACTCGGTGTTAGAGGATAAAGCAAAACTCATCGATGGAAACGTCTATCTTAGCATTGGAACGATTAAAAATTACATAAACGACCGCTTTTACTGGGACTCCAACGAAAACAAACTGCTTTACACAACGGCAAACGATTTGATTTCTGTGGATGCGGAAAGTGCTGATTATTATATTACCAAAAGTAAGACCACATTTGACCAGACCATTGTAAAAGTAGACACGGAAACCGCTTATGTATCCGTTGCATTCATAAAACAGTACAGCGATTTTGCATACAATTTCTGTGAAAATCCAAACCGTTTGATATTGTCGAATGAATGGGGCGATTACGATACCATTACTGTAAAAAAAGATACCGAACTTCGTCATAAGGGTGGCATTAAGAGCCCGATTCTTGCTGACCTTACCAAAGGAACTGTCGTTACACTGTTAGAGGAGGACGACAAATGGTCCAAGGTTGCAACGGAGGACGGCATCATCGGATATGTGCAGAACAAACGTCTGAATCACAAGGAAACTGCGACCCGCACCAGCGACTTTACCCCGGAAACTTTTACCCATATCACAAAAGATTTTAAGATTAATATGGGCTGGCATCAGGTCACAAACCAGACTGCAAACTCACAGGTGGCAAATGTGCTTTCTGCCACAAAGGGAATCAATGTCATCTCACCTACCTGGTATTACCTCAACGATAACAATGGTGGTATTGCTTCTCTCGCAAACACTGATTATGTAAACTACTGTCACGACCACAGTGTTGAGGTCTGGGCACTTGTCTCGAACCTGGAAAACAAAGACGTCGACACCACAGAAGTCTTATCGCATACTTCTAAGAGACAGACCTTGGTCAATAACCTGATTTCCTCTGCTATCCAGTATAACCTGGATGGTATTAATGTCGACTTAGAATCCCTTGACCCTGCTGTCGGTGATTCCTACATCCAGTTTATCCGTGAACTGTCATTAAAATGTGCCAATAACGGAATTGTTCTTTCGGTAGACAACTACGTTCCGTCTGACTATACTGCATTTTATGACCGCGCAGAACAGGCACTTTTTGCCGATTATGTCTGCATTATGGCCTATGATGAACATTACAAAGGTTCTGATGAAGGTTCCGTTGCTTCTATCGGATTTGTTCAAAATGGGGTGGCCGATACACTAAATGAGGTTCCTGCGAACCAGATTATTCTTGGAATCCCATTTTATAGCAGAGTCTGGATTGAAACTCCGGTCGATGGAGATACTTCCAGCGAGGAAACCGATGACGGAAGCTACACCTTATTTGACCTTGATTCTTACGCTGCAAGCATGAGCGATGTTCAAAAATTAATCAGTGCAAATGCAGCCACACCTGTCTGGTCCGAGACCGATGGTCAGAATTATGTCGAATATCAGAATGACGGCGCAACCTACAAAATCTGGATTGAGGATGTCACTTCTGTCGAAGAAAAATTAAAAATTATGAATGATAACTCACTTGCAGGTGCATCCTTCTGGAAACTTACGTTAGAAGATCCTGCCGTATGGGATACGATTCTGAAATATATGAACTAA
- the glgB gene encoding 1,4-alpha-glucan branching protein GlgB → MAYFSELDRYLFGQATHYEIYQKLGSHFRTEQGEKGVCFDVWAPNAERVWVIGSFNGWNETSHEMKRLEPHEMGIYELFVPGLQEGELYKYLIETKQGERLYKADPFANYAEHRPGTASALYDLKGIHWSDDAWMRERDGREDVYAQPMAIYEVHPGSWKRHPGRDDDGFYSYRELADSLIPYVKEMGYTHIELMGISEYPYDGSWGYQVTGYYAPTSRYGTPKDFAYFVNECHKHKIGVILDWVPAHFPKDAHGLANFDGTRLYEYADPRMGEHPDWGTKIFDYGKNEVKNFLIGSALLWVEQFHIDGLRVDAVASMLYLDYGKEEGQWIRNKYGENKNLEAIEFFKHINTLITGRHHGVVMIAEESTAWPMVTGPAEQGGLNFSYKWNMGWMHDFLDYMKLDPYFRKGNHNKMTFAMSYNSSERYILVLSHDEVVHLKCSMINKMPGEGWEKFQNLMVAYAFMMGHPGKKLLFMGQEFAQLHEWSEECELEWYLLENANHRHVQNFVKALLHLYRKNPSMYELDTEWGGFEWINANDAERSIFSFVRKSKDDKNHLLFVCNFTPVAREDYRVGVPELKSYKLVLNSDDAEFGGSGAKRPKTYKAKASECDGKPYSIGYKLPGYGVAVFQY, encoded by the coding sequence ATGGCATACTTTTCAGAGTTGGATCGTTACCTGTTTGGACAGGCAACACATTATGAGATTTATCAAAAGTTAGGATCTCATTTTCGAACGGAACAAGGGGAAAAAGGAGTATGCTTTGATGTCTGGGCGCCAAATGCAGAACGCGTATGGGTCATTGGAAGCTTTAATGGCTGGAATGAGACGTCCCACGAAATGAAGAGACTTGAACCGCACGAGATGGGAATCTACGAACTGTTTGTTCCAGGGTTACAGGAAGGGGAACTGTACAAATACCTGATTGAGACAAAACAGGGTGAGCGTTTATACAAAGCGGACCCGTTTGCAAACTATGCGGAGCATCGTCCGGGAACAGCATCGGCATTGTATGACCTGAAGGGAATCCATTGGAGTGATGATGCATGGATGAGGGAGCGCGATGGCAGGGAAGATGTCTATGCGCAGCCAATGGCAATCTATGAAGTGCATCCGGGTTCCTGGAAACGTCATCCGGGAAGAGACGATGATGGTTTTTACTCTTACCGGGAATTGGCAGATTCTTTGATTCCATATGTCAAAGAGATGGGTTATACCCACATTGAGCTTATGGGAATTTCCGAATATCCGTATGATGGTTCCTGGGGTTATCAGGTGACCGGTTATTATGCACCGACCTCCAGGTATGGAACACCGAAGGATTTTGCGTATTTTGTAAATGAGTGCCATAAGCATAAAATCGGAGTCATCTTAGATTGGGTTCCGGCGCATTTTCCAAAGGATGCGCATGGGCTGGCAAACTTTGATGGAACCCGTCTGTATGAGTACGCGGATCCTAGAATGGGCGAACATCCAGACTGGGGAACCAAGATTTTTGATTATGGAAAAAATGAAGTAAAGAATTTCCTCATTGGAAGTGCCTTGCTTTGGGTGGAACAGTTCCACATTGACGGACTTCGTGTGGATGCGGTTGCGTCCATGCTCTATCTGGATTATGGAAAAGAAGAAGGCCAGTGGATCAGAAATAAATATGGCGAAAATAAGAACCTTGAGGCAATTGAATTTTTCAAACATATCAATACGCTGATTACAGGCCGCCACCACGGCGTGGTAATGATTGCGGAGGAGTCTACGGCATGGCCAATGGTAACAGGCCCGGCAGAACAAGGCGGTCTGAATTTTTCCTATAAATGGAACATGGGCTGGATGCATGATTTCTTAGACTATATGAAATTAGACCCGTATTTTCGAAAAGGAAATCACAACAAGATGACTTTTGCTATGAGTTATAATAGCAGCGAGAGATATATCCTGGTGTTATCACATGATGAAGTCGTTCATCTAAAGTGCTCCATGATTAACAAGATGCCGGGAGAAGGCTGGGAGAAATTCCAGAACCTTATGGTTGCCTACGCTTTTATGATGGGGCATCCGGGCAAAAAACTTTTGTTCATGGGACAGGAGTTTGCACAGCTTCACGAGTGGAGTGAAGAATGTGAGTTAGAGTGGTATCTTCTTGAAAATGCAAACCACAGGCATGTGCAGAATTTTGTAAAAGCGTTATTGCATTTATACCGCAAGAATCCATCCATGTATGAATTAGACACGGAATGGGGCGGATTTGAGTGGATCAATGCCAACGATGCAGAACGGAGTATCTTTAGCTTTGTAAGAAAAAGCAAGGATGATAAGAACCATCTGCTCTTTGTCTGCAACTTTACACCGGTTGCAAGAGAGGACTACCGTGTAGGTGTGCCGGAGCTGAAATCATATAAGCTGGTTTTAAACAGCGATGATGCAGAGTTTGGCGGAAGTGGAGCAAAGCGCCCAAAGACCTACAAGGCAAAGGCATCTGAGTGTGATGGAAAACCGTATTCCATTGGATACAAATTACCGGGTTACGGAGTTGCAGTTTTCCAGTATTAG